The Candidatus Dechloromonas phosphoritropha genome includes a region encoding these proteins:
- the purU gene encoding formyltetrahydrofolate deformylase, with the protein MHRDRFFTLSASCPDQVGIIARVSGFIADKGGWILESSFHADAVTGRYFMRIEIKADTLPFLLAEFRERFATEVAEPLQMEWRINDSAVKRRVVVLVSKQEHCLYDLLARWQARELDIEIPCVISNHDTFRGFVEWHGIPFLHLPISGDNKRAVDAEIRRIFDDVRGDSMVLARYMQILSPELCAALAGRIINIHHSFLPSFAGARPYHQAHQRGVKLIGATCHYVTSELDAGPIIEQDVIRIDHSDSPDDMVRYGKDIEKTVLARGLRYHLEDRVLVHGNKTVVFR; encoded by the coding sequence ATGCATCGCGACCGCTTCTTCACGCTCTCCGCCTCCTGCCCCGACCAGGTAGGCATCATCGCCAGGGTTTCCGGCTTCATCGCCGACAAGGGTGGCTGGATTCTCGAATCCAGCTTCCACGCCGATGCCGTGACCGGCCGCTATTTCATGCGCATCGAGATCAAGGCCGATACGCTGCCCTTCCTTCTTGCCGAGTTCCGCGAGCGGTTCGCCACCGAGGTTGCCGAGCCACTGCAAATGGAATGGCGGATCAACGACAGTGCCGTCAAGCGACGCGTCGTCGTTCTCGTTTCCAAGCAGGAGCATTGCCTCTATGACCTGTTGGCGCGCTGGCAGGCCAGGGAGCTTGACATCGAGATCCCCTGCGTCATTTCGAACCACGACACGTTTCGCGGCTTTGTCGAGTGGCATGGCATCCCCTTTCTCCATCTTCCGATATCCGGAGACAACAAGCGGGCTGTCGATGCCGAGATCCGGCGCATCTTCGACGACGTGCGCGGCGATTCGATGGTCCTCGCCCGGTACATGCAGATACTCTCGCCGGAATTGTGTGCCGCGCTGGCCGGCCGCATCATCAATATCCATCATTCGTTCCTGCCCAGCTTCGCCGGCGCCAGACCCTACCACCAGGCCCACCAGCGCGGTGTCAAGCTGATTGGAGCGACCTGTCACTATGTAACCAGCGAACTCGACGCCGGCCCGATCATCGAGCAGGATGTCATCCGCATCGACCATTCCGACTCGCCGGACGACATGGTGCGCTACGGCAAGGATATCGAAAAGACCGTTCTCGCCCGCGGCCTGCGCTACCACCTGGAAGACCGGGTGCTGGTGCATGGCAACAAGACCGTGGTCTTCCGCTAG
- a CDS encoding diguanylate cyclase: MPDALQPACRVLLLDLRIGKRAPPPALPGLVVVNPNPATGDCDEASTALAVLVAIDGEPAYAEWRQRFHPMCPSGFPHVAMLDPWNPALARRIVQGDAADCCAMDDLERIELALTRLEHQPRAATLQSVAASGLAHELSLRAVDTLPIPIFIKDRNRRYTASNKAFTEYFGLSASEIVGKTVFDVAPEDLARIYDRADMELLAQGGTQSYESQVHHVDGSRHDVIFHKAIYPDLAGEPDGIVGAMLDISERKALERRLGVLAATDFLTGVYNLRTFYELARHEVSRQARNGGELALVVIDIDHFKGINDSLGHAAGDNALKQFVSVVHESLREQDIFARAGGDEFRLLLPDTSLAGAQLVAERIRSEVNKIIVRSHRGLCRLSVSIGIARCLPGEDALDIAAGYADDALYQAKAAGRNRTYPLPENR; this comes from the coding sequence ATGCCCGACGCCCTACAACCCGCCTGCCGCGTGCTGCTCCTCGACTTGCGCATCGGCAAGCGCGCCCCCCCGCCCGCATTGCCGGGCCTCGTTGTCGTCAACCCCAACCCCGCCACCGGTGACTGCGACGAGGCCAGCACGGCGCTGGCCGTCCTCGTGGCCATCGACGGAGAACCAGCCTATGCGGAGTGGCGGCAGCGATTTCACCCGATGTGCCCGAGTGGCTTTCCGCACGTCGCTATGCTCGATCCCTGGAACCCGGCGCTAGCGCGTCGCATCGTCCAGGGCGACGCAGCCGACTGCTGCGCCATGGACGATCTCGAGCGTATCGAGCTGGCGCTCACCCGTCTTGAACACCAGCCGCGCGCGGCCACGCTGCAATCGGTCGCGGCCTCCGGGCTGGCCCACGAGCTGAGCCTGCGGGCCGTGGATACCCTGCCGATTCCCATCTTCATCAAGGATCGTAACCGGCGCTACACTGCCAGCAACAAGGCTTTCACGGAATATTTCGGCCTTTCGGCCAGCGAAATTGTCGGCAAGACCGTCTTTGACGTCGCCCCCGAAGATCTGGCGCGCATCTACGATCGGGCGGATATGGAGCTCCTTGCGCAGGGGGGAACGCAGTCTTATGAATCGCAGGTCCATCACGTCGACGGCAGCCGTCATGACGTGATCTTCCACAAGGCAATCTACCCCGATCTCGCCGGGGAGCCGGACGGCATCGTCGGTGCGATGCTCGACATTTCCGAGCGCAAGGCGCTCGAGCGCCGTCTGGGAGTGCTCGCCGCGACCGATTTCCTGACTGGCGTCTACAACCTGCGCACTTTTTACGAACTCGCCCGCCACGAGGTGTCGCGCCAGGCCCGCAACGGTGGTGAACTGGCGCTGGTCGTGATCGACATCGATCACTTCAAGGGCATCAATGACAGCCTGGGCCACGCCGCCGGTGACAATGCACTCAAGCAGTTCGTATCGGTAGTCCACGAGAGCCTGCGCGAACAGGACATCTTCGCGCGGGCCGGTGGCGACGAGTTCCGCCTGCTGTTGCCGGACACCTCACTCGCGGGTGCCCAACTGGTCGCCGAACGCATCCGGTCGGAAGTGAACAAAATTATCGTGCGCAGTCATCGCGGCCTCTGCAGGCTCTCGGTCAGCATCGGCATTGCTCGCTGCCTCCCGGGCGAAGACGCCCTCGACATCGCCGCTGGGTATGCCGACGACGCGCTCTATCAGGCCAAGGCCGCCGGACGAAACCGTACTTATCCCTTGCCTGAAAACCGGTAG
- a CDS encoding phospholipase A, with protein MERLACYDAASGRAGDAPREAATATTAAAASGPALASSDVNQATSSGGTTPTTVSMIDNAWGFDPSSPRYDIRFHNANYLLFGRYTDNVNTAPFSPLFQGNGQRQQDLSSTEAKFQISFKARVWATDDRRWGLWAAYTQQSQWQVYNGDTSRPFRENNYMPELFVSYRPDVDLGGGFNWKLLNAGYNHQSNGRSDLITNGTTNGLSRSWNRLFAEFGVEREDLALFGTVWYRLPESSTKDDNPDITDYYGHGKLSALYRWRGNTFSGSVRGNLSTGKGAVEAGWFSPPLLGPLRGYVQVFSGYGESLIDYNWNQTTIGVGVALSDGL; from the coding sequence ATGGAGCGCCTGGCCTGCTATGACGCGGCCAGCGGCCGGGCCGGAGATGCGCCCAGGGAAGCTGCAACAGCAACGACAGCAGCTGCCGCCAGCGGTCCAGCGCTAGCTTCCAGTGATGTAAATCAAGCAACAAGCAGCGGTGGAACGACACCCACGACGGTTTCGATGATCGACAATGCCTGGGGTTTCGATCCTTCTTCGCCACGCTACGATATTCGCTTCCACAACGCGAACTATCTGCTCTTCGGGCGCTACACGGATAACGTCAACACTGCGCCGTTCTCGCCTCTGTTCCAGGGCAATGGTCAACGACAGCAGGACCTGAGCAGTACCGAGGCGAAATTTCAGATCAGCTTCAAGGCGCGCGTGTGGGCCACCGATGACCGGCGCTGGGGCCTGTGGGCGGCCTACACTCAGCAGAGTCAATGGCAGGTTTACAACGGCGACACGTCGCGCCCGTTCCGCGAGAACAACTACATGCCCGAGCTGTTCGTCAGTTACCGGCCCGACGTGGACCTCGGCGGCGGCTTCAACTGGAAACTCCTGAATGCTGGCTACAACCACCAGTCTAACGGGCGCTCCGATTTGATCACCAACGGGACCACCAACGGATTGTCGAGGAGTTGGAACAGACTCTTCGCCGAGTTCGGCGTCGAGCGCGAAGACCTCGCCTTGTTCGGCACGGTCTGGTATCGCCTGCCGGAAAGCTCGACCAAGGACGACAATCCTGACATTACCGATTACTATGGCCATGGCAAGCTCAGCGCGCTCTACCGCTGGCGTGGCAACACATTCTCGGGCTCGGTCCGCGGCAACCTGAGCACCGGCAAGGGCGCTGTCGAGGCCGGCTGGTTCTCGCCACCGCTCCTTGGACCACTGCGCGGTTACGTGCAGGTCTTCTCGGGGTACGGTGAAAGCCTGATCGACTACAACTGGAACCAGACCACGATTGGCGTCGGTGTCGCATTGAGCGACGGGCTCTAG
- the amt gene encoding ammonium transporter, producing the protein MKRVFALLALVGAVAFGAPAFAEETAVAPALGAVAATVGMSSMAGISGMAAEAVPAAVAAAPVLKVDKGDNAWLMVCAALVILMSIPGLALFYGGLVRSKNMLSVLMQVFTIFSLITVLWVVYGYSAAFTEGNAFFGVLDKLFLKGVTPDSIGATFTKGVGVSELAFVIFQGAFAAITCGLIVGAFAERAKFSAILVFMVIWFTLSYIPMAHMVWYWAGPDAYTDAAAAEAAGKTAGFLFQKGALDFAGGTVVHINAAIAGLVGAYMIGKRSGLGNVSMAPHSLTFTMIGASLLWFGWFGFNAGSALEASGGAALAMVNTWVATACAALSWMFAEWMIKGKPSMLGAASGAVAGLVAITPAAGFVGVMGAIIIGLLAGAVCLWGVNGLKKLLGVDDSLDVFGIHGIGGILGATLTGVFVDPALGGTGVYDYVANKVGDFDMATQVISQLWGVGTVIVWSGVVSIVAYKLVDIVIGLRVPADEEREGLDLTSHGESAYHH; encoded by the coding sequence ATGAAACGCGTATTCGCATTGCTGGCACTGGTCGGCGCCGTCGCTTTCGGTGCCCCGGCCTTTGCCGAAGAAACAGCGGTTGCTCCGGCGTTGGGCGCTGTTGCCGCCACGGTGGGAATGTCCAGCATGGCCGGAATAAGCGGCATGGCTGCCGAGGCTGTACCGGCCGCAGTAGCCGCAGCACCGGTTCTCAAGGTCGACAAGGGTGACAACGCCTGGTTGATGGTCTGCGCCGCCTTGGTCATCTTGATGTCGATTCCCGGCCTCGCTTTGTTCTATGGCGGCCTGGTCCGTTCCAAGAACATGCTCTCGGTGCTGATGCAGGTGTTCACGATCTTCTCGCTGATCACCGTGCTCTGGGTGGTTTACGGCTACTCGGCGGCGTTTACCGAGGGCAACGCGTTCTTCGGCGTGCTCGACAAGCTCTTTCTGAAAGGTGTGACGCCGGATTCCATAGGCGCAACCTTCACCAAGGGTGTCGGCGTCTCCGAACTGGCCTTCGTGATTTTCCAGGGGGCATTTGCGGCGATTACCTGCGGCCTGATCGTCGGCGCCTTCGCCGAACGCGCCAAGTTCTCCGCGATCCTGGTCTTCATGGTGATCTGGTTCACGCTGTCCTACATCCCGATGGCCCACATGGTCTGGTACTGGGCTGGCCCGGACGCCTACACCGATGCAGCGGCGGCCGAAGCGGCTGGCAAAACGGCCGGCTTCCTGTTCCAGAAGGGCGCGCTCGATTTCGCCGGCGGTACCGTGGTGCATATCAATGCGGCGATCGCCGGCCTGGTCGGTGCCTACATGATCGGCAAGCGCAGCGGTCTGGGTAATGTCTCGATGGCCCCGCACTCGCTGACCTTCACGATGATCGGCGCTTCCCTGCTGTGGTTCGGCTGGTTTGGATTCAACGCCGGTTCGGCGCTCGAAGCCTCGGGCGGTGCCGCGCTGGCCATGGTCAATACCTGGGTTGCCACGGCTTGCGCCGCGCTGTCCTGGATGTTTGCCGAATGGATGATCAAGGGCAAGCCTTCGATGCTCGGTGCCGCTTCCGGCGCCGTTGCCGGTCTTGTGGCGATCACCCCGGCCGCCGGATTCGTCGGTGTCATGGGCGCCATCATCATCGGCCTGCTGGCCGGAGCGGTCTGCCTGTGGGGTGTCAATGGTCTGAAGAAGCTCCTCGGTGTGGATGACTCGCTCGACGTCTTCGGCATCCACGGAATCGGCGGCATCCTCGGTGCCACTCTGACCGGTGTCTTCGTCGACCCGGCGCTTGGCGGTACGGGCGTCTATGACTACGTGGCCAACAAGGTCGGTGACTTCGACATGGCCACGCAGGTGATCAGCCAGTTGTGGGGGGTCGGCACCGTCATCGTCTGGTCCGGCGTAGTCTCGATCGTCGCCTACAAGCTGGTCGACATCGTCATCGGGCTGCGGGTGCCGGCAGACGAGGAGCGCGAAGGTCTCGACCTGACCTCCCACGGCGAATCGGCATACCACCACTAA